One segment of Mastomys coucha isolate ucsf_1 unplaced genomic scaffold, UCSF_Mcou_1 pScaffold23, whole genome shotgun sequence DNA contains the following:
- the Mst1r gene encoding macrophage-stimulating protein receptor isoform X9: protein MGLPLPLLQSSLLLLLLLLLLLTAASTNLDWQCPRIPYAASRDFSVKYVVPSFSAGGRVQATATYEDSTNSAVFVATRNRLHVLGPDLQFIESLTTGPTGDPGCQTCASCGPGPHGPPNDTDTLVLVMEPGLPALVSCGSTLQGRCFLHELEPRGKALHLAPPACLFSANNNKPEACTDCVASPLGTRVTVVEQGHASYFYVASSLDPELGASFSPRSVSIRRLKSDTSGFQPGFPSLSVLPKYLASYLIKYVYSFHSGDFVYFLTVQPISVTSPPSALQTRLVRLNAVEPEIGDYRELVLDCHFAPKRRRRHGAPESTQPYPVLQAAHSAPVDAKLAVELSISEGQEVLFGVFVAVKDGGSGMGPNSVVCAFPIYRLNLLIEDGVEYCCRPSNSSSWSRGLDFFQTPSFCPNPPGGQASSPSSRCHYYPLMVYGSFTRVDLFNGLLGSVKVTALHVTRLGNVTVAHMGTADGRVLQVEIARSLNYLLYVSNFSLGSSEQPVHRDVSRLGNDLLFASGDQVFKVPIQGPGCGHFLTCWRCLRAQRFMGCGWCGDRCGRQKECPGSWQQDHCPPEISEFYPHSGPQTGTTRLTLCGSNFYLRPDGVVPEGTHQITVGQSPCRLLPKDSSSYRPGSLTEELECELEPLATQAVGTANISLVIRDMPAGKHFRVEGVSEREGFSFMEPMLTSVKPDFGPRAGGTYLTLEGQSLSVGTSRAVLVNGTQCRLEQVSEKQIICVTPPGAGTARVPLHLQIGGAEVPGSWTFHYKEDPIVLDISPKCGYSGSHVMIHGQHLTSARHLTLSFHDGQSTVENRCAGQFLDQQHQCRLPEYVVRNPQGWATGNLSVRGDGAAGFTLPGFRFLPPPSPLIVDLFLIKPEEHSVKAEVCVDGGCHILGQVVRSGPGRASQRILLIALLVLILLVAALAIALIFNSRRRKKQLVLASNPDDLASLDPSPRAMSLSIFRCGSDYRSGLEDTASRAPSHEESSENRDGTSVPLLRTESIRLQDLDKTLLAEVKDVLIPHEQVVIHTDQVIGKGHFGVVYHGEYTDKAQNQIHCAIKSLSRITEVQEVEAFLREGLLMRGLHHPNILALIGIMLPPEGLPRVLLPYMRHGDLLRFIRSPQRNPTVKDLVSFGLQVACGMEYLAGQKFVHRDLAARNCMLDESFTVKVADFGLARGILDKEYYSVRQQRHARLPVKWMALESLQTYKFTTKSDVWSFGVLLWELLTRGAPPYPHIDPFDLSHFLAQGRRLPQPEYCPDSLYQVMLRCWEADPAARPTFRALVLEVKQVVASLLGDHYVQLTAAYVNIGPGAVDDGSVLPKQAQPSPQHHRNTSRPRPLSEPPLPT from the exons ATGGggctgcccctgcctctgctacaatcttctctgctgctgctgctgctgcttcttttgcTGCTGACGGCGGCGTCCACCAACCTGGACTGGCAGTGCCCACGAATACCCTACGCAGCCTCTCGAGACTTCAGTGTTAAGTACGTGGTCCCCAGTTTCTCCGCGGGGGGCCGGGTACAGGCCACGGCAACCTACGAGGACAGTACAAATAGTGCGGTGTTTGTGGCCACACGCAATCGCCTGCACGTGCTTGGCCCTGACCTGCAGTTTATAGAGAGCTTGACCACTGGCCCTACGGGGGACCCTGGCTGCCAGACTTGTGCGAGCTGTGGTCCAGGACCTCATGGACCACCAAACGACACGGACACACTGGTGCTAGTGATGGAACCAGGTTTGCCAGCCCTGGTCAGCTGTGGCTCAACCCTCCAGGGCCGCTGCTTCCTGCATGAGCTGGAGCCTCGGGGGAAAGCCCTGCACCTAGCCCCTCCCGCCTGCCTTTTCTCCGCAAACAATAACAAGCCTGAGGCCTGCACTGACTGTGTGGCTAGCCCCCTGGGCACTCGTGTGACTGTGGTGGAGCAGGGGCATGCTTCCTACTTCTATGTGGCATCTTCGCTAGACCCGGAGTTGGGCGCTAGCTTTAGCCCACGCTCAGTGTCCATTCGTCGTCTAAAATCTGATACTTCCGGATTCCAACCAGGTTTTCCTTCGCTGTCTGTGCTGCCCAAATATCTGGCCTCCTACCTCATCAAATATGTGTACAGCTTCCACTCAGGAGACTTTGTCTACTTTCTGACTGTCCAGCCCATCAGTGTCACAAGCCCTCCCAGTGCCTTGCAAACACGTCTGGTCCGGCTCAATGCTGTAGAGCCAGAGATTGGTGATTACCGGGAGCTGGTCTTGGACTGTCATTTTGCACCTAAACGTCGGCGACGCCACGGAGCCCCAGAGAGCACACAGCCCTACCCAGTGCTTCAGGCAGCCCACTCTGCTCCAGTGGATGCCAAACTGGCTGTGGAGCTGAGCATTTCAGAGGGCCAGGAAGTGCTTTTTGGGGTCTTTGTGGCTGTCAAGGATGGTGGCTCTGGCATGGGTCCCAACTCTGTTGTATGTGCCTTCCCCATTTACCGTCTGAACCTCCTGATTGAAGACGGTGTAGAATATTGCTGTCGCCCTTCAAATTCTTCCTCCTGGTCGAGAGGCCTTGACTTCTTCCAGACGCCCAGTTTTTGTCCTAATCCG CCTGGTGGCCAGGCCTCCAGCCCTAGCTCCCGTTGCCACTACTACCCTTTGATGGTCTACGGTAGCTTCACACGTGTGGACCTCTTCAATGGACTGTTAGGATCAGTGAAGGTCACGGCACTGCATGTGACGCGCCTTGGCAATGTTACAGTGGCCCACATGGGCACTGCAGATGGGCGTGTCCTACAG GTGGAGATAGCCAGATCACTCAACTACTTGCTGTATGTGTCCAACTTCTCCCTGGGCAGCAGCGAACAACCTGTTCACCGGGACGTCAGCCGCCTCGGGAATGACTTACTCTTTGCCTCTGGGGACCAG GTCTTCAAGGTGCCCATTCAGGGTCCTGGTTGTGGCCATTTTCTCACCTGTTGGCGTTGCCTGAGAGCACAGCGCTTCATGGGATGTGGCTGGTGTGGGGACCGGTGTGGCCGGCAGAAGGAGTGTCCTGGCTCCTGGCAACAGGACCACTGTCCACCCGAGATCAGTGAG TTCTATCCTCACAGCGGGCCTCAAACGGGCACTACAAGACTCACCCTATGTGGCTCCAACTTCTACCTGCGACCCGATGGTGTGGTACCTGAGGGAACACACCAGATCACTGTGGGCCAAAGTCCCTGTCGACTGCTGCCTAAGGACTCTTCAAGCTATAG GCCAGGGTCCCTCACAGAGGAGCTTGAATGTGAGCTGGAGCCCCTGGCCACCCAGGCAGTGGGCACTGCCAACATCAGCCTTGTCATCAGAGACATGCCAGCGGGCAAGCACTTCCGGGTAGAAGGTGTCTCTGAGCGGGAAGGCTTCTCTTTCATG GAGCCAATGCTGACATCCGTAAAACCTGACTTTGGCCCACGGGCTGGAGGTACTTATCTCACCCTGGAAGGCCAGAGCCTGTCTGTCGGCACCAGCCGAGCTGTGTTGGTCAATGGAACTCAGTGCCGGCTGGAACA GGTCAGTGAGAAGCAGATCATATGTGTCACACCTCCTGGAGCTGGCACTGCCAGGGTCCCCCTCCATCTGCAGATAGGGGGTGCTGAGGTGCCTGGCTCCTGGACCTTTCACTACAAGGAAGACCCTATTGTGTTGGACATCAGTCCCAAGTGTGGCTACAG TGGCTCCCATGTCATGATCCATGGCCAGCATCTGACTTCAGCACGGCACCTCACGCTATCATTCCATGACGGACAAAGTACAGTGGAGAACAGG TGTGCAGGACAGTTTCTGGATCAGCAGCATCAGTGTCGCCTGCCTGAATACGTGGTCCGAAACCCTCAGGGGTGGGCAACAGGGAATCTAAGCGTCCGGGGTGATGGAGCAGCTGGCTTCACGCTGCCTGGTTTTCGATTCCTGCCCCCACCCAGTCCACTCATAGTCGATCTGTTCCTGATAAAGCCTGAAGAGCATTCAGTTAAGGCCGAG GTCTGTGTAGATGGTGGGTGTCACATCCTGGGCCAAGTGGTTCGGTCAGGTCCAGGCAGGGCCTCACAGAGAATACTCCTTATTGCTCTTCTGGTCTTGATCCTGCTTGTGGCTGCGCTGGCCATTGCCCTGATCTTTAACTCCCGAAGACGGAAAAAGCAGCTAG TCCTTGCTTCCAACCCGGATGACCTGGCATCCCTGGATCCGTCCCCCAGAGCTATGTCCCTGTCTATATTCCGCTGTGGCTCTGACTACAGAAGCGGCCTTG AAGATACAGCTTCCAGGGCTCCGAGTCATGAAGAGTCTTCAGAGAATAGGGATGGGACAAGTGTCCCACTGCTGCGGACAGAGTCTATCCGGCTCCAGGATCTAGACAAGACGCTCCTAGCCGAGGTCAAGGACGTACTGATTCCCCACGAGCAAGTGGTCATCCATACTGACCAAGTCATTGGCAAAG GCCACTTTGGTGTTGTCTACCACGGAGAATATACAGACAAGGCACAGAATCAGATCCACTGTGCCATCAAGTCTCTGAGTC GCATCACGGAGGTTCAGGAAGTGGAAGCTTTCCTGCGGGAGGGGCTGCTCATGCGTGGCCTACATCACCCCAACATCCTGGCTCTCATCGGTATCATGCTGCCCCCGGAGGGGCTTCCCCGGGTGCTGCTGCCCTATATGCGCCATGGAGACCTGCTTCGTTTCATTCGCTCCCCTCAGAGG AACCCCACTGTGAAGGACCTCGTCAGCTTTGGCCTGCAGGTAGCATGTGGTATGGAATACCTGGCAGGGCAGAAGTTTGTGCACAGAGACCTAGCTGCTAGGAACTGCAT GCTGGACGAGTCATTCACAGTCAAAGTGGCCGACTTTGGTCTCGCACGTGGTATCCTAGACAAGGAATACTATAGTGTTCGCCAACAGCGCCATGCTCGCCTCCCTGTCAAGTGGATGGCACTGGAGAGCCTGCAGACCTACAAATTCACCACCAAGTCCGATGTG TGGTCATTCGGGGTGCTGCTGTGGGAGCTACTAACACGGGGTGCCCCGCCTTACCCCCATATTGATCCCTTCgacctctctcacttcctggctcAGGGCCgccgcctgcctcagcctgagtATTGTCCCGATTCACT GTACCAGGTGATGCTCCGGTGCTGGGAGGCTGACCCAGCAGCACGACCCACCTTCAGAGCCCTAGTGCTGGAAGTAAAGCAGGTAGTGGCCTCGCTGCTTGGGGACCACTATGTGCAGCTGACCGCAGCTTACGTGAACATAGGCCCCGGCGCAGTGGATGATGGGAGTGTGCTTCCGAAGCAGGCGCAGCCCTCGCCTCAGCATCACAGGAACACGTCAAGGCCCCGGCCTCTCTCAGAGCCACCTCTGCCCACTTGA
- the Mst1r gene encoding macrophage-stimulating protein receptor isoform X5 yields MGLPLPLLQSSLLLLLLLLLLLTAASTNLDWQCPRIPYAASRDFSVKYVVPSFSAGGRVQATATYEDSTNSAVFVATRNRLHVLGPDLQFIESLTTGPTGDPGCQTCASCGPGPHGPPNDTDTLVLVMEPGLPALVSCGSTLQGRCFLHELEPRGKALHLAPPACLFSANNNKPEACTDCVASPLGTRVTVVEQGHASYFYVASSLDPELGASFSPRSVSIRRLKSDTSGFQPGFPSLSVLPKYLASYLIKYVYSFHSGDFVYFLTVQPISVTSPPSALQTRLVRLNAVEPEIGDYRELVLDCHFAPKRRRRHGAPESTQPYPVLQAAHSAPVDAKLAVELSISEGQEVLFGVFVAVKDGGSGMGPNSVVCAFPIYRLNLLIEDGVEYCCRPSNSSSWSRGLDFFQTPSFCPNPPGGQASSPSSRCHYYPLMVYGSFTRVDLFNGLLGSVKVTALHVTRLGNVTVAHMGTADGRVLQVEIARSLNYLLYVSNFSLGSSEQPVHRDVSRLGNDLLFASGDQVFKVPIQGPGCGHFLTCWRCLRAQRFMGCGWCGDRCGRQKECPGSWQQDHCPPEISEFYPHSGPQTGTTRLTLCGSNFYLRPDGVVPEGTHQITVGQSPCRLLPKDSSSYRPGSLTEELECELEPLATQAVGTANISLVIRDMPAGKHFRVEGVSEREGFSFMEPMLTSVKPDFGPRAGGTYLTLEGQSLSVGTSRAVLVNGTQCRLEQVSEKQIICVTPPGAGTARVPLHLQIGGAEVPGSWTFHYKEDPIVLDISPKCGYSGSHVMIHGQHLTSARHLTLSFHDGQSTVENRCAGQFLDQQHQCRLPEYVVRNPQGWATGNLSVRGDGAAGFTLPGFRFLPPPSPLIVDLFLIKPEEHSVKAEYVGLGAVADCVTVNMTVGGEVCQHELRGDVVICPLPPSLPLGKDGVPLQVCVDGGCHILGQVVRSGPGRASQRILLIALLVLILLVAALAIALIFNSRRRKKQLGSHSLSPITPSDIEDTASRAPSHEESSENRDGTSVPLLRTESIRLQDLDKTLLAEVKDVLIPHEQVVIHTDQVIGKGHFGVVYHGEYTDKAQNQIHCAIKSLSRITEVQEVEAFLREGLLMRGLHHPNILALIGIMLPPEGLPRVLLPYMRHGDLLRFIRSPQRNPTVKDLVSFGLQVACGMEYLAGQKFVHRDLAARNCMLDESFTVKVADFGLARGILDKEYYSVRQQRHARLPVKWMALESLQTYKFTTKSDVWSFGVLLWELLTRGAPPYPHIDPFDLSHFLAQGRRLPQPEYCPDSLYQVMLRCWEADPAARPTFRALVLEVKQVVASLLGDHYVQLTAAYVNIGPGAVDDGSVLPKQAQPSPQHHRNTSRPRPLSEPPLPT; encoded by the exons ATGGggctgcccctgcctctgctacaatcttctctgctgctgctgctgctgcttcttttgcTGCTGACGGCGGCGTCCACCAACCTGGACTGGCAGTGCCCACGAATACCCTACGCAGCCTCTCGAGACTTCAGTGTTAAGTACGTGGTCCCCAGTTTCTCCGCGGGGGGCCGGGTACAGGCCACGGCAACCTACGAGGACAGTACAAATAGTGCGGTGTTTGTGGCCACACGCAATCGCCTGCACGTGCTTGGCCCTGACCTGCAGTTTATAGAGAGCTTGACCACTGGCCCTACGGGGGACCCTGGCTGCCAGACTTGTGCGAGCTGTGGTCCAGGACCTCATGGACCACCAAACGACACGGACACACTGGTGCTAGTGATGGAACCAGGTTTGCCAGCCCTGGTCAGCTGTGGCTCAACCCTCCAGGGCCGCTGCTTCCTGCATGAGCTGGAGCCTCGGGGGAAAGCCCTGCACCTAGCCCCTCCCGCCTGCCTTTTCTCCGCAAACAATAACAAGCCTGAGGCCTGCACTGACTGTGTGGCTAGCCCCCTGGGCACTCGTGTGACTGTGGTGGAGCAGGGGCATGCTTCCTACTTCTATGTGGCATCTTCGCTAGACCCGGAGTTGGGCGCTAGCTTTAGCCCACGCTCAGTGTCCATTCGTCGTCTAAAATCTGATACTTCCGGATTCCAACCAGGTTTTCCTTCGCTGTCTGTGCTGCCCAAATATCTGGCCTCCTACCTCATCAAATATGTGTACAGCTTCCACTCAGGAGACTTTGTCTACTTTCTGACTGTCCAGCCCATCAGTGTCACAAGCCCTCCCAGTGCCTTGCAAACACGTCTGGTCCGGCTCAATGCTGTAGAGCCAGAGATTGGTGATTACCGGGAGCTGGTCTTGGACTGTCATTTTGCACCTAAACGTCGGCGACGCCACGGAGCCCCAGAGAGCACACAGCCCTACCCAGTGCTTCAGGCAGCCCACTCTGCTCCAGTGGATGCCAAACTGGCTGTGGAGCTGAGCATTTCAGAGGGCCAGGAAGTGCTTTTTGGGGTCTTTGTGGCTGTCAAGGATGGTGGCTCTGGCATGGGTCCCAACTCTGTTGTATGTGCCTTCCCCATTTACCGTCTGAACCTCCTGATTGAAGACGGTGTAGAATATTGCTGTCGCCCTTCAAATTCTTCCTCCTGGTCGAGAGGCCTTGACTTCTTCCAGACGCCCAGTTTTTGTCCTAATCCG CCTGGTGGCCAGGCCTCCAGCCCTAGCTCCCGTTGCCACTACTACCCTTTGATGGTCTACGGTAGCTTCACACGTGTGGACCTCTTCAATGGACTGTTAGGATCAGTGAAGGTCACGGCACTGCATGTGACGCGCCTTGGCAATGTTACAGTGGCCCACATGGGCACTGCAGATGGGCGTGTCCTACAG GTGGAGATAGCCAGATCACTCAACTACTTGCTGTATGTGTCCAACTTCTCCCTGGGCAGCAGCGAACAACCTGTTCACCGGGACGTCAGCCGCCTCGGGAATGACTTACTCTTTGCCTCTGGGGACCAG GTCTTCAAGGTGCCCATTCAGGGTCCTGGTTGTGGCCATTTTCTCACCTGTTGGCGTTGCCTGAGAGCACAGCGCTTCATGGGATGTGGCTGGTGTGGGGACCGGTGTGGCCGGCAGAAGGAGTGTCCTGGCTCCTGGCAACAGGACCACTGTCCACCCGAGATCAGTGAG TTCTATCCTCACAGCGGGCCTCAAACGGGCACTACAAGACTCACCCTATGTGGCTCCAACTTCTACCTGCGACCCGATGGTGTGGTACCTGAGGGAACACACCAGATCACTGTGGGCCAAAGTCCCTGTCGACTGCTGCCTAAGGACTCTTCAAGCTATAG GCCAGGGTCCCTCACAGAGGAGCTTGAATGTGAGCTGGAGCCCCTGGCCACCCAGGCAGTGGGCACTGCCAACATCAGCCTTGTCATCAGAGACATGCCAGCGGGCAAGCACTTCCGGGTAGAAGGTGTCTCTGAGCGGGAAGGCTTCTCTTTCATG GAGCCAATGCTGACATCCGTAAAACCTGACTTTGGCCCACGGGCTGGAGGTACTTATCTCACCCTGGAAGGCCAGAGCCTGTCTGTCGGCACCAGCCGAGCTGTGTTGGTCAATGGAACTCAGTGCCGGCTGGAACA GGTCAGTGAGAAGCAGATCATATGTGTCACACCTCCTGGAGCTGGCACTGCCAGGGTCCCCCTCCATCTGCAGATAGGGGGTGCTGAGGTGCCTGGCTCCTGGACCTTTCACTACAAGGAAGACCCTATTGTGTTGGACATCAGTCCCAAGTGTGGCTACAG TGGCTCCCATGTCATGATCCATGGCCAGCATCTGACTTCAGCACGGCACCTCACGCTATCATTCCATGACGGACAAAGTACAGTGGAGAACAGG TGTGCAGGACAGTTTCTGGATCAGCAGCATCAGTGTCGCCTGCCTGAATACGTGGTCCGAAACCCTCAGGGGTGGGCAACAGGGAATCTAAGCGTCCGGGGTGATGGAGCAGCTGGCTTCACGCTGCCTGGTTTTCGATTCCTGCCCCCACCCAGTCCACTCATAGTCGATCTGTTCCTGATAAAGCCTGAAGAGCATTCAGTTAAGGCCGAG TATGTTGGGCTGGGCGCTGTGGCAGACTGCGTGACTGTGAACATGACGGTGGGTGGTGAAGTCTGCCAACATGAGCTCCGGGGGGATGTGGTGATCTgccccctgcctccttccctgccACTTGGCAAGGATGGTGTCCCATTGCAG GTCTGTGTAGATGGTGGGTGTCACATCCTGGGCCAAGTGGTTCGGTCAGGTCCAGGCAGGGCCTCACAGAGAATACTCCTTATTGCTCTTCTGGTCTTGATCCTGCTTGTGGCTGCGCTGGCCATTGCCCTGATCTTTAACTCCCGAAGACGGAAAAAGCAGCTAG GCTCTCACTCCCTCTCACCAATAACACCCTCTGACATAGAAGATACAGCTTCCAGGGCTCCGAGTCATGAAGAGTCTTCAGAGAATAGGGATGGGACAAGTGTCCCACTGCTGCGGACAGAGTCTATCCGGCTCCAGGATCTAGACAAGACGCTCCTAGCCGAGGTCAAGGACGTACTGATTCCCCACGAGCAAGTGGTCATCCATACTGACCAAGTCATTGGCAAAG GCCACTTTGGTGTTGTCTACCACGGAGAATATACAGACAAGGCACAGAATCAGATCCACTGTGCCATCAAGTCTCTGAGTC GCATCACGGAGGTTCAGGAAGTGGAAGCTTTCCTGCGGGAGGGGCTGCTCATGCGTGGCCTACATCACCCCAACATCCTGGCTCTCATCGGTATCATGCTGCCCCCGGAGGGGCTTCCCCGGGTGCTGCTGCCCTATATGCGCCATGGAGACCTGCTTCGTTTCATTCGCTCCCCTCAGAGG AACCCCACTGTGAAGGACCTCGTCAGCTTTGGCCTGCAGGTAGCATGTGGTATGGAATACCTGGCAGGGCAGAAGTTTGTGCACAGAGACCTAGCTGCTAGGAACTGCAT GCTGGACGAGTCATTCACAGTCAAAGTGGCCGACTTTGGTCTCGCACGTGGTATCCTAGACAAGGAATACTATAGTGTTCGCCAACAGCGCCATGCTCGCCTCCCTGTCAAGTGGATGGCACTGGAGAGCCTGCAGACCTACAAATTCACCACCAAGTCCGATGTG TGGTCATTCGGGGTGCTGCTGTGGGAGCTACTAACACGGGGTGCCCCGCCTTACCCCCATATTGATCCCTTCgacctctctcacttcctggctcAGGGCCgccgcctgcctcagcctgagtATTGTCCCGATTCACT GTACCAGGTGATGCTCCGGTGCTGGGAGGCTGACCCAGCAGCACGACCCACCTTCAGAGCCCTAGTGCTGGAAGTAAAGCAGGTAGTGGCCTCGCTGCTTGGGGACCACTATGTGCAGCTGACCGCAGCTTACGTGAACATAGGCCCCGGCGCAGTGGATGATGGGAGTGTGCTTCCGAAGCAGGCGCAGCCCTCGCCTCAGCATCACAGGAACACGTCAAGGCCCCGGCCTCTCTCAGAGCCACCTCTGCCCACTTGA